From the genome of Brassica oleracea var. oleracea cultivar TO1000 chromosome C4, BOL, whole genome shotgun sequence:
GGTATCAAAAGTCGCTTTGGCCGAGTGGTTAAGGCGTGTGCCTGCTAAGTACATGGGCTTTGCCCGCGAGAGTTCGAATCTCTCAGGCGACGATATATTTTTCCTCTTTTCTTTTTTGATATGTGTACTTTTTTATCTATCCGGTGGCGTTAAAAGACTGCTGCAACGTGCCTTCTCTCGTCTAAGCAAGCAATAAACAAAAGTATATAAAGGCACTGACACAAGAGAACAGAAAGAGAGTTCACAAAATCACAACCACCGTTCCAAAGATTACGTCTTCTTATCGCGATATGGGCCAAACTTTGTAAGTACTCTAATAGAATCCAGCGGCCAACAATCAACACTAAAAAGGATCCAACTTTTTGTAAAGAATCTCTGACAACTTGCTATCTAGATTCCCACCTTGCACACTAATTCCAAAAGTTTCCCATAAAGCCATACACCCAAATCTGGAAAGAAACTCAACATGACCGCATGATTTTATTTTTGCCCAGACCATTCTATAAACACACACTCTCTCTCTGGGCACTTCAATTTTATTCAATTTTTATTTTCCAATTTCAAAGATTTTATAATAGTTTTTTTTCTCAAGTTTTCAACTAAAGACGGTGGGAGAAAGGTATTAAAGTACGTGGGAAGAGTGTACAAACTGAAACCTCATCTATATCAATCTCTCACTACAAGTATTTGATCAAGAGTTGATTCTGGGTTTCAGGTACACGAGAAAATCTCTTTGCTTTTTTACCTTTGAATCTCAAATCTCCACTTTACTCTGTTTTCTAGGTCTGAAATTGGGGCTTGGAATCTCAGTCTCAAATCTCTAAATCAATTTATCATTACAAGGGTTTGATTGGGAGTGTTCAGGTACGAGAAAGCTCCTTCCTTTTAAACTATTTTTGTTCATGGGTCTGAACTCTGAAGTTTCCCCTTTCCTCTGTTTTTCTAGGTCTGAAAATTAGGGCTTGAAATCTCAATCTCAAATCTCTAAATCAAATTATCATTGCAAGGGTTTTGATTGGGAATTGATTCTGAGTTTCAGGTATGAGAAAGCTCTTTGCTTTATTCATGTGTCTGAAATTTCAACTTTTCTCTGTTTTCTGTGTCCGAAAGTTCCTTTCTTTGTCTGTCTGAATGATCTATTGATATGGCTTTTTCAGCTTTAGATTGATTAAAATTTCCAATCTTTGGCTGGCAAATTGAGAAAAATGGCTGGAGGGAGTGAAGAGGATCCATACACAAAACCCATTGGAAGATGGGCTGTGTTCTTCTATGGCGTTGGACATATGCTTAATGACATCACTGCTTCTTGTTGGTTCACTTACCTCCTCCTCTTCTTGACCCAAATCGGTCTCTCCCCAAGGTGAAATTACATCTAAGCTTTCATGTAATCCGGCTTTTGATTTGTAATAATTCAATCATAATCAAGTTTGTGTTTTTTCTTATGTAGAGATGCAGCCATTGTTATGCTCTCTGGCCAAGTTGCTGATGGGTTTGCTACTATCTTCACTGGTGAACTGGTACCATCAATAACTTACAAGACTTCTCTGTTGTGCATGTTGTTTAATCTAACTAGAGTTGAAAAAAAAAATGGTGTTGTGTAATGGCAGATAGATAGGTTTGGGCATTTCAAGATCTGGCATGCTGCAGGATCAGTACTTGTTGCAATCTCATTCTCCTCTGTTTTTGGAGGTTGTCTGCCTTGTTCCATCCTCCATAACGACTCTTTATCACTAGAAACTTTCTCCTATAGCATGTTTGCAGCTATCTTTAACATAGGATGGGCTGCTACTCAGGTTTCCCACATGTAACTTCATCTTTCTTTACCTCTCTCATTTTCAAAATTCTATCCATTGTGTGTGTGTGTGACTGTTTGGTTTCTTGATTACTCTCCAGGGCAATGGTTAATTGCATCTCGTTGAACTCAACAAGCAGAGTAGCTTTAACAAGCTGCCGCAATGCCTTTACTATGGTCAAGCTCCTTCCCTTGAATCAATGTGTAGTACCAAATATGTTTGACTAAAATTGTGTTCTTGATTTGCTTTTTCAGGTTGCTAATCTTAGCTTATATGCGATTGCTTTAGTAGTCTTCGGTGTTATCAAGGCTGGTTCAAAAGAAAACACCGAAACACAGGTTTCATACTTTGTGTTTGGCTTCTCCATCATATAAATATATTCAATATTTGATTGCATGTTTTCTCCTTTAACTCTGCAGTATCGCTGGATTGCATACTCATCCATCACAGTAGGATGCTGTTTTGTGGTCATATTCCTTATGGGAACAAAGGAGCCAAGGCTGAGGATGGACTTGAAAGAAACTAGCCGCCGAGTGAGAATACCGTGGGTCTATTGGTTCAAGAAGCTTCTCTACTATCAAGTCGCTATGGTTTACCTCCTCACTCGATTAGTATTGAATGTCTCTCAGGTTTGTTATCTTGCTTATATCTATATGCTCAAACTGGGATAGATTCTCATACAAGGTGTTGTGGTTTATCCTTTCTCAGGCTTATCTTGCATTCTTCGTTATTGATGACTTGCAAATGGATCAGTCCGCTAAAGCATTGGTAATATATATTCAAGAAGATCATTATAGTCTTTATATAAACTACTATTCTGATCTGATCAAATGGCATTGTGTAGGTTCCTGCAATAATCTATATTGGCAGCTTTGTTGTTTCGGTCCTGCTTCAGGTTCAGATTCTCATTATATCAATTTCTTCAGTTATGTCCAAAAGGTTTTTTTTCTCACGGATTGTGAAAATGTAGGAGATACCGTGGAATGGGAGACGGTTAAAGGCTTATTACTCGGCTGGTGGTATCATTTGGATGTTCTGTGGTGCAGCTATACTTCTATTGCCTAGAGACATTAGTTCTTTCATGTATGCAATATCAGTCTTCATAGGCATCGCAAATGCATTAATGATGGTATAAACTATATTCACCCACCGCTCATTTTGATATCTCCTTTAGTTCTAAACAATGTCTAACTTCAAATCTATGTGACACAGGTTACAGCAATCAGTGTGCAGAGCGTGTTGGTTGGTGCAGAAGTAGGTGGATGCGCATTTGTATGTGGTTCCTTGAGCTTCTTAGACAAAATGTCTTGTGGAATTGCTCTGTATGTTCTACAATCACACCAAAGTAAGTTCCTTTTTAGCAACAGAACCATTTTGGTGTTAGCTGTTTTGGCTGAAGATGTTATGGGTTAGCAGGTACGTCACCAAGAATCCAACTAAACAACGGCCAACAAAGTGTTTACTTTTCGGTTACAAGATACGGTTTAGGCCTTGTTCCAGCTTTATGCTCGTTTGTTGGTGTTGTTGTGACATTCTTTATGGAGCTTGAAGCTGCTGGGTCACTATCCAAGCCCCTGCTTGATGAGCCGTTACTTGAATGACGGTTTCTTGAACATGTTTGATTTCAAGTCCACTAATCTTTATTACTACATATGGGAGTGTCCAGATTCTTTAGATGATGACTTTGTACAGTAAGGATAGATCACACTGTGACAGTAATTTACTTGTATCTAAAGAAATGTGGATCTAATAAATCTGGGATTTCAGGTTTGATTGATTGCTTTTTCTTTTTGATTTGTCTTGGGTTTTTGGTTTACTTTGTGTGTAAAAGTGACAAAATAGTGTGTCACTGTTGTGTACTATATGCAAGATGCAAACATGATTTGGAAATGTTAAATTCAATACTTTCTTACACTGAAATTATTAGTTTATTTCAATAATAAATTAACATCGATATTAAAATATTTTACATATGAAGCTTCGACTTTTTTACAAAGAAGAGTGCTAAAAGTTTATGTAAATTTTTCTATTAATCTATAAAATTATCAATAAATCGTTTTGGAATTACTTAACCCAAAAACATGGTGGTCTACAAATAATGATCAACAGTAAATATTATCCAACCCGGAAAAAACCATTTGTACCGAAAGTTAAAAAACCAAATAGAAATGTTCTTAACCGGGTGAAAGATTTGATTGTTGGCATAACCGGGTTTCCAAGTGTCAGCCGTCTTCTTTCGCTAGAAACCCTAATTTTGGGGGACATGTTGCAAGTCTCAGTCGCGCACCTCCTGAGAATCGTGTCGCCGATGAATTCGTTAAGGTCGGCTTCTGGACGAGCTAGTTAAACATCTATCGTCTGCCATTTTAACTCTCCAGGTTCGTAACAATCATTTTATCTCTCTTAATTCGATATTGGATCAAAATCGAAATTTAAAAATTCGAACTTTTTACAGGAAAGATCGCAGAGAATAATGGGGATTGAGCTCAGATATGAACTTTGCACTTGTTTTCACCACAAATGTAGTTCGTAAAGCTTATCGCTTTCTCTTCCCCTCTAGAAAATTCTGCAACGGAAACTTGAATGGTAGTGACGAAGAATCCGATTTAGGGTTTCCTCATTTAGAAGATCGAGAAGCAATCTGTGTTCGGAGTAAGGTTTTAGAGACTGGTGCGTCTCGTGTTCTCGAGGCATTACATCAAGAAGAAGACTCTGTTTTCGATACAAAGTTTTCACCTTTAGATGAATTGAATGTTAGAGTCTCTGGCCTTCTCGTTAGAGACGTTCTCGTAGGGATCTTGAGAAACTTGCGTTGTGATGATAACAACAAGACTAGATGCGCCAAATTAGCTTACAGATTCTTCGTTTGGTCTAGAGAGCAAGAACGTTTCAGACACACGGTGGATTCTTACCATTTGCTAATGAAGATCTTTGCAGACTGTGGTGAGTACAAGGCAATGTGGGGGTTAGTTGACGAGATGGTTCAAGACGGGTACCCGACGACAGCGAGGACGTTTAATCTCTTGATCTGCTGCTGCGGCGAAGCTGGTCTTGCGAAACAAGCCGTTGTGCAGTTCATAAAGTCCAAGGCTTTTAACTACAGGCCCTTTAAGCATTCTTATAACGCGATTTTGAATGCTCTGCTTGGTGTGAAGCAGTATGGTTTGATCGAGTGGGTGTATGAGCAGATGTTGGAAGACGGGTTTTCGCCGGATGTGGTGACGTACAACGTTCTCATGTGGAGTAACTATAGGTTAGGGAAGATGGATAGGTTTGATAAGCTGTTTGATGAGATGGCTAGAGATGGTTTGTCTCCTGATTTTTATACATTCAACATTTTGCTCCACATTTTGGGGAGAGGGAACAAACCGCTCGCCGCG
Proteins encoded in this window:
- the LOC106337423 gene encoding pentatricopeptide repeat-containing protein At3g60050; translation: MNFALVFTTNVVRKAYRFLFPSRKFCNGNLNGSDEESDLGFPHLEDREAICVRSKVLETGASRVLEALHQEEDSVFDTKFSPLDELNVRVSGLLVRDVLVGILRNLRCDDNNKTRCAKLAYRFFVWSREQERFRHTVDSYHLLMKIFADCGEYKAMWGLVDEMVQDGYPTTARTFNLLICCCGEAGLAKQAVVQFIKSKAFNYRPFKHSYNAILNALLGVKQYGLIEWVYEQMLEDGFSPDVVTYNVLMWSNYRLGKMDRFDKLFDEMARDGLSPDFYTFNILLHILGRGNKPLAALTTLNHMKEVGIEPSVIHFTTLIDGLSRAGNLEACKYFLDEMVRVGCTPDVVCYTVMITGYVVSGELEKAKEMFSEMTSKGQLPNVFTYNAMIRGLCMAGEFREACWMLKEMESRGCSPNFVVYSTLVSYLRKAGKLGEARKVIRDMVKKGHYVHLVPKMMKYRR
- the LOC106337183 gene encoding major facilitator superfamily domain-containing protein 12 isoform X2; the protein is MAGGSEEDPYTKPIGRWAVFFYGVGHMLNDITASCWFTYLLLFLTQIGLSPRDAAIVMLSGQVADGFATIFTGELIDRFGHFKIWHAAGSVLVAISFSSVFGGCLPCSILHNDSLSLETFSYSMFAAIFNIGWAATQVSHMAMVNCISLNSTSRVALTSCRNAFTMVANLSLYAIALVVFGVIKAGSKENTETQYRWIAYSSITVGCCFVVIFLMGTKEPRLRMDLKETSRRVRIPWVYWFKKLLYYQVAMVYLLTRLVLNVSQAYLAFFVIDDLQMDQSAKALVPAIIYIGSFVVSVLLQEIPWNGRRLKAYYSAGGIIWMFCGAAILLLPRDISSFMYAISVFIGIANALMMVTAISVQSVLVGAEVGGCAFVCGSLSFLDKMSCGIALYVLQSHQSTSPRIQLNNGQQSVYFSVTRYGLGLVPALCSFVGVVVTFFMELEAAGSLSKPLLDEPLLE
- the LOC106337183 gene encoding major facilitator superfamily domain-containing protein 12 isoform X1, translating into MAGGSEEDPYTKPIGRWAVFFYGVGHMLNDITASCWFTYLLLFLTQIGLSPRDAAIVMLSGQVADGFATIFTGELIDRFGHFKIWHAAGSVLVAISFSSVFGGCLPCSILHNDSLSLETFSYSMFAAIFNIGWAATQVSHMAMVNCISLNSTSRVALTSCRNAFTMVANLSLYAIALVVFGVIKAGSKENTETQYRWIAYSSITVGCCFVVIFLMGTKEPRLRMDLKETSRRVRIPWVYWFKKLLYYQVAMVYLLTRLVLNVSQAYLAFFVIDDLQMDQSAKALVPAIIYIGSFVVSVLLQEIPWNGRRLKAYYSAGGIIWMFCGAAILLLPRDISSFMYAISVFIGIANALMMVTAISVQSVLVGAEVGGCAFVCGSLSFLDKMSCGIALYVLQSHQTGTSPRIQLNNGQQSVYFSVTRYGLGLVPALCSFVGVVVTFFMELEAAGSLSKPLLDEPLLE